The nucleotide sequence TGCCAATGATCTCCGCACCGGTCGCGATCTCCGGGTTATCCGGAGGGTCGAACTCGATCTGGTAGCGCTGCTTCGATGGGTCGCCGGTGCGGACGACCTGGAATCCTGGCTGCAAGCCGCCGCTCTTCCCGGCTACGATCGTCCACTCATCGATCTCCAGTCGGTCGACGCGGTCGGGTCCTCGCACGACCTCGGCGTCGCTCATCATCTGCCGCCCGAGTCGGTTGGTAAACCAGCTGGAGTCTGGCACCTCGTCGAGGGTGTTCACGTTGACGGCCGGGATATTGCGGCGATCTGCGACGGATGCAAACGTGTTCTCGAGAAAGTCGTAGATCTGCCCGAGCTCCTGCGGACGTGCGCCTCCCGCATCGAAGGCTTTGTCGCCGTCGAGCCAGATCGGGTCGTCCGACCTGAATAGGGGTCCATCGCCCGCGGGATCGTCGTATGCGGCGACCGAGAAGGCCAAGACGAGAGCCGTGACGAGGGCAAGCGGTACCGCGCCGCGAACGTTCAGAGGCATCACAACATCCCGCCGAAGCGAAGCACGAACCGCGTCCCCTCACCGCTGGCAAACGCCACATCCGCGCGAAGGACGACGGTTGCCGCGCCGAAGCGGAGGCCAAAGCCGTAGTTGCGCTTGAAGTTGCGGCGGCTCATCGCGTCCCAGCTCGGCGCCACCTGGCCGGCGTCGGCGAAGAGCGCAGCCACCAGAAACGCATTCAGCTCGTAGCGGTACTCGGCGCGCAGCAGAAGCGCGCTCTGATCGCGAAACCTGTTCGTCTTGAAGCCGCGCAGGGTGTTCCCGCCGCCGAGCGCTGGCATCAGGTAGAACGGCACTTCGCGACCGGCATCCGGGTCGGTTTGGACGCCAACGCCCCGCAGCACGAATCGGCGCTGCTCGCCCCAGAACGGCAACACCTGCTCGACGTCGACCATGAGGCGCTGGAAGGCGTAGCGGTCCTCGTCGCGATCTCGTGTGTGGCCCCACGAGATCGCGTAGCGGCCGCCACGTCGCGGATTCCCCGGCTGATCGCGCCCTTCGTACACCAAGCTCGCGCCGGCGTACAGTAATTGTGGCTCTGCGCTGAGCCCCGGCGCGTCTAGATCATCGAAGCGCTGTTCAATGGACAGATGCTTCTCGTCTTGCCCGCCACTCACGCGAGGACGGAGGTACTCGACCTCCGCTGACAGCGTCACGTCCCGCCCGATCTCGATCCCGCCGCGGCTCGTCAGCGTCGTCATCTGCAACGTGTAGTTCGTGCGGTCCGCAAGGGGCGTCTCTGGACCGAGGCCAAAGAAGTTCTCGCGCGGTGCATCGCGATGGCGGGCGCCAAGCTCCACGTATGCACGACCGCCCGCCAGATCCTGCGCGCGGAACAAGGCGTCCAACTGCCAGTACTGTTTGAAGGATCCGGTCGCCGCCAAGCTGAGATTCAGTGTCTCGGTCCCCACGCGGTAGCCGCCGCCACCCCCGAACCCGGCACCTTCGCCAGGCCCTCCAACGGCGGCAAAGGCCCCTTGCGGCGGATCGAAGATGCGGGTGAACAGCCGAGTGTCTTCGATGGTGAACAGGGTCGCTTCGACGCGGTTCGGCCGATAGGGCTGACGCTGATTCGCCTTCTCGCGCCTCTTCGCCAGCAGCTCTTGCTCGCGCGTCTCAGCAGGATTTGCAGCCTGCGGCGCCGCTTCCTCCTGGACAGCCGCGAAGGCATCACCGCCGAAGGCAATGCCAACCGCGAGCAGGAGACCGAGGCGTCGCCACGTCATGCAGCTCTGCGCTCCGTCAGCGGCGTCGCGAACCGAATCGAGGAGGTTGACACGGCAGCGGGCTGACGCGCGATGCGCAACTCGCGCCGCCGATGCTCTCGCGCGACAAGAGCGGCGACGACGAGCCATGCGGCAGCGATGCCGGCGAGCAGGAGCGCGTATTCACGGATGCCGAAGACGAGCGCTGTCCCGACAACCACGAGCGCGGCATGCAGAAGATCTCCAGCCCGCCAGAAGAAGGCTTCGATGACCTGAGTGGCCTTGTACTTGGCATCCCGGCCCACGGAAAGGAACAGGGCGTGCCGCGCCGTATTCTGGATTGAGTAGTCTGCCGCGTTTTCGAAGAGCTTGGTCATCGCCAAGACACCGAGCAGCGGCAGGGCAGCGACGAGCACATAGCCGCCGAGGGCAATCACCGGCGTCACGAAGAGCGCGCCGGCCACACCAATCTTTTGGAAGAGTCGAGAGACGAGGAAGAGTTGTCCCACGAGACCCACGATGCCCACCAGCGTGAAGTAGCGCGCATAGAAGCTTCCGATGAACGCTCGGGTCGCGGCGCTCGCGTCAGCGGCATGCGCGGCAAACGTCTCCGCCTCTGCCATGACGAGCTTGCTCAGCAAGAACTCGCCGCCAGTGTTCACGACGTTCAGAAGCATAACGAACACGGCAATGAGTAGCAGATACCGATC is from Luteitalea sp. and encodes:
- a CDS encoding BamA/TamA family outer membrane protein, with amino-acid sequence MARRRRSCRARASAARVAHRASARCRVNLLDSVRDAADGAQSCMTWRRLGLLLAVGIAFGGDAFAAVQEEAAPQAANPAETREQELLAKRREKANQRQPYRPNRVEATLFTIEDTRLFTRIFDPPQGAFAAVGGPGEGAGFGGGGGYRVGTETLNLSLAATGSFKQYWQLDALFRAQDLAGGRAYVELGARHRDAPRENFFGLGPETPLADRTNYTLQMTTLTSRGGIEIGRDVTLSAEVEYLRPRVSGGQDEKHLSIEQRFDDLDAPGLSAEPQLLYAGASLVYEGRDQPGNPRRGGRYAISWGHTRDRDEDRYAFQRLMVDVEQVLPFWGEQRRFVLRGVGVQTDPDAGREVPFYLMPALGGGNTLRGFKTNRFRDQSALLLRAEYRYELNAFLVAALFADAGQVAPSWDAMSRRNFKRNYGFGLRFGAATVVLRADVAFASGEGTRFVLRFGGML